A genome region from Eurosta solidaginis isolate ZX-2024a chromosome 2, ASM4086904v1, whole genome shotgun sequence includes the following:
- the LOC137240821 gene encoding U-Kazal-Dg21.2-like has translation MEMKIATSLILVIILSTAKSSQSTSSKICSARCPKIFAPVCAAADGAVERISEGINSRTTQGVYRYFHNDCLRRYASCSTGTVWRLTTMSLCLQHVDPLVREQCFRPCPIIYEPVCATNGEQMEVFGNSCVLDVENCLSIEAWTLTDDSECGL, from the exons ATGGAAATGAAAATCGCTACATCTCTAATACTCGTTATTATACTTTCCACTGCTAAAAGCAGTCAATCGACCAGTTCCAAAATATGTTCTGCTCGTTGTCCAAAAATATTCGCTCCAGTTTGTGCGGCCGCCGATGGTGCAGTTGAACGTATATCGGAGGGCATAAACTCTAGGACCACGCAGGGGGTTTACCGTTACTTCCACAATGATTGTTTACGACGATATGCGAGCTGCAGCACAGGAACAG TTTGGCGCCTCACAACCATGTCGCTTTGTCTTCAACACGTAGATCCTTTGGTGCGTGAGCAGTGCTTCCGTCCATGCCCTATTATTTATGAACCAGTTTGCGCTACCAATGGGGAACAAATGGAAGTATTTGGTAATAGCTGCGTATTGGACGTTGAGAACTGTCTGTCGATAGAGG CATGGACGTTGACAGATGACAGCGAATGTGGTTTGTGA